A section of the Thermodesulfobacteriota bacterium genome encodes:
- a CDS encoding IS630 family transposase: MKRQDARTLDHKTLEAIRVRAVQRVQSGESPEVVIK, from the coding sequence ATGAAGAGACAAGATGCCAGGACGTTGGATCATAAGACTTTGGAAGCCATACGGGTTCGGGCTGTTCAGCGGGTTCAGAGCGGGGAGAGTCCAGAAGTAGTTATCAAG